The genomic segment ACACGAAGTGCTTTAGCAAATGGATTGCTAAGCCATCATTGCGCTTAATTTTAATATCCAGCTGCCAAATCGCATTAATTAAGGCCGTTAATTGGTTGGTGGATCAAAAGCGGTACTGGCTTTGAATCGCCTTTAAACGAAAGGGATTGACATTTCACTGTAGTTGGAAAACAGCTTGTGGTTTAACGCCTTTGACCATCAAGGCCAAAAGTAGTTCATTTGCTAAAAATTCTAGGAATTGCGGTGGTGTGAGCTGCTTTGGTAAAAACAAGCGTTCAATCAACTTTAAGGCTTTAGCTGTTTGCAAACGCACCATGGCGTCAGTTAATTGTAAGATTTGACTGGTTTGGTAATCACACAAAACGGCTTCTAACATTTTTTTGTCCTGTAATTCTGCCGGGCTGAGTAGAGTTAACTTACGCAACTCCTGTTCAATGACCCCTAAGTTAAAGGGTAGAATCGTGGCTAAGTGGTCAATTAAATCAGGGTTTAAGTTGAG from the Mycoplasmoides pneumoniae FH genome contains:
- the holA gene encoding DNA polymerase III subunit delta yields the protein MTVVYGADIGLIHQQLNQLLNPAACKQVWFQDVNKLYDVVLNQNLFAEDTKPILIHNCSFLEKNNLTKAELHCLKTLKDTDVVVTIYSDSPANALINDRAITKYACKPVTAKTIHQVISKAAKTLKLNLNPDLIDHLATILPFNLGVIEQELRKLTLLSPAELQDKKMLEAVLCDYQTSQILQLTDAMVRLQTAKALKLIERLFLPKQLTPPQFLEFLANELLLALMVKGVKPQAVFQLQWNVNPFRLKAIQSQYRFWSTNQLTALINAIWQLDIKIKRNDGLAIHLLKHFVLRFFAQK